The DNA window CCCCAGCGGAACCGAGCGGGGCTGGGCCTTGAGATCTTCGGAAATGATCAGCGCCAGTGTGACCTCGGTTTTGTCCTCCTTGGTCGCGTTGTCGATGATCTGGACCTCTTCGCCAGCACGCACCATCTCCCCAATCTGCTGGAGGGTGACGTAGCGACTGTCCTTCGTGTCGTATAGCTTACGGTTGGAATAGCGCTTGATGATGCGTCGCGGCATCTCGCCGGCGGGTGTCTCCTTCACCGATTCCATCTCCTCTTGCGCCTCTACCGTTCAGCGCGATTGGACCATTGCGGGCATGGTCGCGCAAGTGCTCAGGTTCCTTGGTGACTCAGAACGGACGTCTTCAGGAGGGACCTGCCCCTTGCAATCACGCTGTGGACGGCCGTGGAGCCGAAATAGAGCCAGCCATTGAGTTGAGAGACGTTTCCGCTCGGTATCCCAGTGGTCGGCTCGCTCTGAACAAAGTGTCACTCGCAGTGCACCCCGGGGAACTCTGGGCCGTACTCGGTCCCAACGGGGCGGGCAAATCTACGCTGGTACGCGTCATTTCTGGCGCGCTGCGACCTACCGCCGGACAACTACTACTTCGGGGACGCCCCTTGGAGACGATGAATCGACGCCAGCTCGCCCGACGGCTGGCGATCGTCCCCCAGGCGGCCCCCCCACCTGCCCGGTTCTCGGTCCGGGAGGTGGTCATGATGGGGCGCTCCCCGCATCAGGGCGCCTGGATGCGGGCGTCCGACGAAGACCAGGACGCGACGCACCGCGCCCTCGACGCCTGCGGCCTCGTCGACCTCGCGGAGCGCCCCGTCGATCAGCTTTCGGGTGGCGAGCAGCGGCGGGTCGCCATCGCGCGGGCGCTCGCTCAGGGAGGCGAGATCCTGGTGCTGGACGAGCCGGGGGCGCACCTCGACATCCGCCACTCCATCGAGCTTTACGAAGTCATCCGGCGCGAGGTGGCCGAGCGGCGCCTGGCTTGTGTGGCCGTCCTCCACGATCTGAACGCCGCGGCCCAGTATGCCGACCGGATCGCGCTGCTCAAGGGAGGCAGCTTGCTCGCTCGCGGGACCATCGAAGAGGTGATGACGTACCAGCGCCTCAAAGACGCCTTCGAGGCCGAGCTGTACGTCGGCGTGAACGAGCTCGACCGGACGCGGTACTTCCTCCCCGTCCGCCCTCCTCCTCCTTGAGGGCGCTTTCTGGGCCCCTCGCGCCTGCCAAGAATTCGCCCGGCCGAGTGACCAGCCCTTATAAGCGCGGCATGCGCCAAGCTCCCCCCCGGAGAGCTGCCCTGTCCCTCCTGACGCTCTGCCTGATCACGCTCCTCGGTGCCCTGGGGTGCGCTGGAGATCTCGCGCCCGATCTCCTCAACGTCGTCGATGTCGTCCCGCGCATCGTGGACGCAGGCGACCGCCTCGAAATCCTCGGAAACAACCTGCCGACCGGCGAGAAGCGGGAGGCGGTGGTCGTCTTCGAGGGGGAGCTGCGTCGCGCTGGACAGCCGCCCCTGACGAGGCAGCGCATCGAGATCGATCGCGCCCAGATGACCGGGGATCGGGTCTCTCTCCGGTTCAACGAGTCGCTCCAGGGGCAGTTCTGCGGCCAGGGAGACGAAGCGATCCACACGACGTTCCGAGGCAAGGTCACCGTACGGGTCGCCTCGGTCGGGCGCGGCGCGCT is part of the Chondromyces crocatus genome and encodes:
- a CDS encoding ABC transporter ATP-binding protein, with translation MSLAVHPGELWAVLGPNGAGKSTLVRVISGALRPTAGQLLLRGRPLETMNRRQLARRLAIVPQAAPPPARFSVREVVMMGRSPHQGAWMRASDEDQDATHRALDACGLVDLAERPVDQLSGGEQRRVAIARALAQGGEILVLDEPGAHLDIRHSIELYEVIRREVAERRLACVAVLHDLNAAAQYADRIALLKGGSLLARGTIEEVMTYQRLKDAFEAELYVGVNELDRTRYFLPVRPPPP